The genomic stretch ACAGGGGATAAATGGATGTTGGTAGTCAAACGAAATACGCAAAGACGGCTTTTGCGAGTAGCCGGTTCGATTTGGTTGGGTAGCGTATTGACTTCGTTTTCCGTTCAGGCAGCGTCACCCATGGTGTCCGGAAATGTGGCGGCGTCAGCGGTGACCCAAAATCACGCCTCCCAACATGATTCCTCTGTCACGGCAGGGTTGCCTGCCGGTATTACCCCTTACTACCTGAACGAGCTGACTGCGCTCTATTCGCGCCAGCATAAACGGCCGATATGGGGCGACACTCAGGCGGTAAAAGCCTTCCAGCAACAACTTGCGGAGGTGGCGCTATCCGGTGTTCAGCCGCAATTTACCACCTGGGTGAGCTGGTTAACCGATCCTAAATTGAACGGTTTTGCTCGCGATGTGGTGCTGTCTGATGCCATGCTGGGGTATATGCAATTTGTTGCCGGGGTAGAGAAAAATGGCAACAGTTGGCTATACGGCAGTGTTCCTTACAAACTGGCTTTACCGCCGGTAGCGATGATGGAACAGTGGCAGCGGGCGATGGCGTCAGGTAATGGGGTTGCGTTTATGGCGTCACTGGCTCCCCACCATTCCCAGTATGAGAAAATGCATGCGGCATTGAAAGATATGCTGATGGATAAACGCCCCTGGCCGAAGCTGATGCTGGCGGATTCGTTGCGTCCCGGTGATGAAAGTAATGTGTTACCGGTACTGAGAGACATTCTGTTGCGCACCGGCATGCTCAGCCAGAATAGTGCGGCTATGCCGCTGTTTAATGATGCCTCGTCAGACAATGCATCCCCGTTGCGTTATGAAGGTGAACTTGTCGAGGCGGTAAAACGTTTCCAGCATTCACAAGGTTTGCAGGACGATGGCGTTATTGGCAAGCGCACCCGTGACTGGCTCAATGTATCATCGCAGATGCGCGCGACATTGCTGGCGTTGAATATCCAGCGTTTGCGGCTGGTGCCGGATAATGTCAACAGCGGTATTATGGTCAACATCCCTAACTACTCGCTCATCTATTATCAGCATGGGGCGGAGATTTTGTCGTCCAGGGTGATTGTCGGCCAGCCTAAACGCAAGACGCCGTTGATGAGCACTTCACTGAGCAATGTGGTGATGAACCCGCCGTGGAACGTGCCTACTACGCTGACGCGTCAGGATATCATTCCCAAAGTGATTCAGGATCCAGCGTATCTACAGCGTCACGGTTATACGGTGTTGTCGGACTGGACCGAGAGCGCCCAACCTATCGACCCGTCCATGATTGACTGGCCGATGATGTCAGCCAGCAACTTCCCTTATCGCTTGCGTCAGGCACCGGGCGACAGC from Dickeya zeae NCPPB 2538 encodes the following:
- the ldtD gene encoding L,D-transpeptidase, yielding MLVVKRNTQRRLLRVAGSIWLGSVLTSFSVQAASPMVSGNVAASAVTQNHASQHDSSVTAGLPAGITPYYLNELTALYSRQHKRPIWGDTQAVKAFQQQLAEVALSGVQPQFTTWVSWLTDPKLNGFARDVVLSDAMLGYMQFVAGVEKNGNSWLYGSVPYKLALPPVAMMEQWQRAMASGNGVAFMASLAPHHSQYEKMHAALKDMLMDKRPWPKLMLADSLRPGDESNVLPVLRDILLRTGMLSQNSAAMPLFNDASSDNASPLRYEGELVEAVKRFQHSQGLQDDGVIGKRTRDWLNVSSQMRATLLALNIQRLRLVPDNVNSGIMVNIPNYSLIYYQHGAEILSSRVIVGQPKRKTPLMSTSLSNVVMNPPWNVPTTLTRQDIIPKVIQDPAYLQRHGYTVLSDWTESAQPIDPSMIDWPMMSASNFPYRLRQAPGDSNSLGRYKFNIPNTDSIYLHDTPNHALFQKDIRALSSGCVRVNKASELAALLLQDAGWNNARISSTLEQGNTTYVAVRQRIPVNFYYLTAWVADDGKPQFRTDIYNYDDTVKTGALALSKVGLLLQ